In one Candidatus Pelagibacter sp. HTCC7211 genomic region, the following are encoded:
- a CDS encoding SPOR domain-containing protein has product MNFKFLLLIITFFILSACNQEIHKDDKINVISEQKYKNTGFTLVYNNSLKNEKKISKKIDERSLIIFHKNLRKDSFVKITNPSNQKTIIAKVISNNVKFSEFYNSVITNRIAEELSLNLDEPYIELVLISQNSTFIAKKAKTFEAEKKVAEKVPVDGIKIDNLGAEIKKKEQTNLVKFSYSIKIADFYYKDSAESMIKRIKDETNLKNPIIEKLANTKYRVLLGPFNDIKKIEESFNEMKSLNFENLEILKNV; this is encoded by the coding sequence ATGAATTTTAAATTTTTATTATTAATAATTACATTTTTTATTTTATCAGCATGCAATCAAGAGATTCATAAAGATGACAAAATAAATGTTATCTCTGAACAAAAATATAAAAATACTGGATTTACGTTAGTTTATAATAATTCACTTAAAAATGAAAAAAAGATTTCAAAAAAGATTGATGAAAGATCTTTAATTATATTTCATAAAAATTTAAGAAAAGACTCATTTGTTAAAATTACAAATCCATCAAATCAAAAAACAATAATTGCAAAAGTTATCTCAAATAATGTAAAATTTTCTGAGTTTTATAACTCTGTAATAACAAATAGAATAGCTGAAGAACTCTCACTTAACTTAGATGAACCTTACATCGAATTAGTATTAATATCTCAAAATTCTACTTTTATAGCGAAAAAAGCAAAAACATTTGAAGCAGAAAAAAAAGTTGCAGAAAAAGTACCTGTAGATGGTATTAAGATCGATAATTTAGGTGCAGAAATAAAAAAAAAAGAACAAACAAATTTAGTTAAATTTTCGTATTCTATAAAAATAGCAGACTTCTACTACAAAGACTCAGCAGAAAGTATGATTAAAAGAATTAAGGATGAAACTAATTTAAAAAATCCTATTATAGAAAAATTAGCGAATACTAAATATAGGGTATTATTAGGCCCATTTAATGATATAAAAAAAATTGAAGAGTCTTTTAATGAAATGAAATCGTTAAATTTTGAAAATTTAGAAATTTTAAAAAATGTTTAA
- a CDS encoding lytic murein transglycosylase, which produces MKLISSIVIFLIFNFIPAFSDENLEFQKWKKNFKKIALQNNISEKTFDTVMSNTKFLPNVIKYDRYQPEFYEDTKTYISKRTSDKKVSKGLILYKKNIDLINSIEKEFNIEKELLLSLMGIETNFGTYVGKMDILSSLATLSYDKRRSEFFTNELLILLNLIEKKQIDYKTLYGSWAGAFGFFQFMPSTMKNYAIDYDDNNYIDLKNNVDAYASAANYLKKIGWKINQPCFYKISLSNDIPKKYLNVSAKKLNNKKKLKYFRNYINNNSFLNQNLDDFNVAIITPDKDIIPDAENLSPAYVVFDNYEIILQWNRSLRFSLAVCTLKDKFKNEF; this is translated from the coding sequence ATGAAACTGATTAGTTCAATAGTAATTTTTCTTATATTTAATTTTATACCAGCTTTTTCAGATGAAAATTTAGAATTTCAAAAATGGAAGAAAAATTTTAAAAAAATTGCTTTACAAAATAATATCTCGGAAAAAACATTTGATACAGTTATGTCTAATACTAAATTTTTACCAAATGTAATTAAATATGACAGATATCAACCTGAATTTTATGAAGATACCAAAACATATATATCAAAAAGAACATCAGATAAAAAAGTTTCTAAAGGATTGATTCTTTATAAAAAAAATATTGATTTAATAAATTCAATAGAAAAAGAATTTAATATTGAGAAAGAATTACTTTTATCTTTAATGGGTATAGAAACTAATTTTGGTACTTATGTTGGAAAAATGGACATACTTTCATCATTAGCAACTCTAAGTTATGACAAAAGAAGATCAGAATTTTTCACTAATGAGCTATTAATATTATTAAATTTAATAGAAAAAAAACAAATTGATTATAAAACATTATATGGATCTTGGGCTGGTGCATTTGGATTTTTTCAATTTATGCCATCAACTATGAAAAATTATGCAATAGATTATGATGATAATAATTACATAGATCTAAAAAATAATGTTGATGCATATGCATCCGCTGCTAATTATTTAAAAAAGATAGGCTGGAAAATTAATCAACCATGTTTTTATAAAATAAGTCTATCAAATGATATTCCAAAAAAGTATCTTAACGTTTCTGCTAAAAAGCTTAATAATAAAAAAAAATTAAAATATTTTAGAAATTATATAAATAATAATTCTTTTTTAAATCAAAATTTAGATGACTTTAATGTAGCGATTATAACTCCAGATAAAGATATAATACCTGATGCAGAAAATTTAAGTCCTGCATATGTAGTTTTTGATAATTATGAAATTATTCTTCAATGGAATAGATCTTTAAGATTTTCATTAGCTGTATGTACTTTGAAAGATAAATTTAAAAATGAATTTTAA
- the rarD gene encoding EamA family transporter RarD — MNKDFNKGLLLAGFGSFWWGFIGVLYFKYIAYIGHVELVVHRCLWTTFTLIISTFFFSKWDIFFNIIKNKKYLIYLFFSGLLIFINWAVWIYAIATDRIIDASFGYFMMPILSVLLGYIFFKEKLNKKRIFSIILVIFSILYLILVSFKSLPWVGLIVALSWGFYNLIRKKINIDTDIGLLIESLYILPFAALAFYLIASNNHNDFQLSNPPMMLFIFLAGPMTVIPLFLYVRGVELSGLGPTGMIFYITPTLQFLLGFFYYEEPFSITKLVSFIFIWIAVIIYLKDLYETD; from the coding sequence ATGAATAAAGATTTTAACAAAGGGTTATTGCTAGCTGGTTTTGGTTCTTTTTGGTGGGGGTTTATTGGTGTACTTTATTTTAAATATATAGCTTATATTGGTCATGTAGAACTTGTTGTTCATAGATGTCTTTGGACCACATTTACATTAATAATATCAACTTTCTTTTTTTCTAAATGGGATATTTTTTTTAATATTATAAAAAATAAAAAATATTTAATTTATCTTTTTTTTTCAGGATTACTTATATTTATAAATTGGGCTGTATGGATATATGCAATTGCAACAGATAGAATAATTGATGCAAGCTTTGGTTATTTTATGATGCCTATATTAAGTGTATTACTTGGCTATATATTTTTTAAAGAAAAACTTAATAAAAAAAGAATATTTTCAATTATACTTGTTATATTTTCAATATTATATTTAATATTAGTAAGCTTTAAATCATTACCCTGGGTAGGTTTAATTGTAGCTCTAAGCTGGGGTTTTTATAATTTAATTAGAAAAAAAATTAATATAGATACTGATATCGGTTTGTTAATAGAAAGTTTATATATATTGCCATTTGCAGCTTTAGCTTTTTATCTAATTGCCTCAAATAATCATAATGATTTTCAATTATCTAATCCACCAATGATGCTGTTTATATTTTTAGCTGGTCCTATGACTGTGATACCATTATTTCTATATGTAAGAGGTGTTGAATTGAGCGGGCTAGGACCTACTGGAATGATTTTTTATATCACACCAACTCTTCAGTTTTTACTTGGTTTTTTTTATTATGAAGAGCCTTTTTCAATAACAAAATTAGTAAGCTTTATTTTTATTTGGATTGCTGTAATTATATATTTAAAAGACTTATATGAAACTGATTAG
- a CDS encoding succinate dehydrogenase assembly factor 2 gives MNFNIDQLKKKIIYRSNYRGTKEMDKLLGAFTKKYINQLNQDELIDLEKLLDIDDTSLYNFFNGIDNEIKIDETNVLKLFKNFKYNNED, from the coding sequence ATGAACTTCAATATAGATCAATTAAAAAAAAAAATTATTTACAGATCCAATTATAGAGGAACCAAAGAAATGGATAAGCTTTTAGGCGCTTTCACAAAAAAATATATTAATCAATTAAACCAAGATGAATTAATAGATTTAGAAAAATTATTAGATATTGATGACACAAGTCTCTATAATTTTTTTAACGGTATTGATAACGAAATTAAAATTGATGAAACCAATGTACTTAAATTATTTAAAAATTTTAAATATAATAACGAAGATTAA
- a CDS encoding ATP-dependent DNA helicase RecG encodes MNNKSNYQYLLSDLTALKGVGIKTTNLLKKKNINNIFDLLWKLPKSSTDRSFSTKIVELRIGVEQTVTIVPQKYLFPRIRNLPNKVLCKDETGEIDCIFFNSYEGYVKKILPIGKEITVSGKIGYFRNRYQLTNPKYISEDASLIKQSHNTYSLTEGISEKIYNKIINQIIENLPILNEWHTKSILKRFDNISWNDSIKALHKPDNIGAYKNNFYQRLAFDEIFSTFLVNSEIRKKIKKNKKLNKVLNIQKQNNLIKTLDFSLTTDQIKSLKEINNDLSSSNKMFRLLQGDVGSGKTIVSLLAAYNSVNAGFQVAVMAPTEILARQHFTLAKKIFSKNLRLELISGKSIYKEKKVILDNLCNHKIDIIFGTHAIFQKKVNFKKLGLIIIDEQHKFGVNQRKRLSDKGGVDCDVLLMTATPIPRTLTMTVYGDMDLSIIREKPQSRKPIKTYSKLESKVDDVIQFIKKEIKLGNQIFWVCPLIDESKKIDYSSAIKKFEFLKEKFPNKVSLLHGKTDTEEKEKILNNFLNKKFDILVSTTIIEVGIDFPNANVIIIENANKFGLSQLHQLRGRVGRGDKDSTCILMFKSNLSENAKKRINILKQNNDGFIISEEDMKIRGFGDILGFKQSGIKNFKLADPIHNNDLFLLAEKEMRRIEKSNEDISRYKPLVKLYDRADIINDLA; translated from the coding sequence ATGAATAATAAAAGTAATTATCAATATTTATTATCAGATTTGACTGCTTTAAAAGGTGTTGGAATTAAAACCACTAATTTACTCAAGAAAAAAAACATAAATAATATATTTGATTTATTGTGGAAATTACCAAAATCATCCACAGATAGAAGTTTTTCTACTAAAATTGTAGAGCTTCGTATTGGTGTTGAGCAAACTGTTACAATTGTTCCTCAAAAATATTTATTTCCTAGAATAAGAAATCTACCAAATAAAGTTTTGTGCAAAGATGAAACTGGAGAAATAGATTGTATTTTTTTCAATAGTTATGAAGGGTATGTCAAAAAGATTCTTCCTATTGGCAAGGAGATAACTGTAAGTGGTAAAATTGGTTATTTTAGAAATAGATATCAATTAACTAATCCAAAATATATTTCAGAAGATGCGTCTCTAATAAAACAATCTCACAATACTTACTCTCTTACAGAGGGTATATCTGAGAAAATATATAATAAAATTATAAATCAAATTATTGAAAATTTACCTATCTTGAATGAATGGCATACCAAAAGTATATTGAAGAGATTTGATAATATTAGTTGGAATGACTCAATAAAAGCTTTGCACAAACCAGATAATATAGGTGCCTATAAAAATAATTTTTATCAAAGACTTGCTTTTGATGAAATATTTTCAACTTTTTTAGTTAATTCTGAAATAAGAAAAAAAATAAAAAAAAATAAAAAATTAAATAAAGTTTTGAATATTCAAAAACAAAACAATTTGATCAAAACATTAGATTTTTCTCTCACAACAGATCAAATTAAATCATTAAAAGAAATTAATAATGATTTAAGCTCTTCTAATAAAATGTTTAGACTTTTACAAGGTGACGTTGGAAGTGGAAAAACAATAGTATCATTACTAGCTGCATATAATAGTGTTAATGCAGGATTTCAGGTAGCAGTAATGGCTCCTACTGAAATTCTAGCGAGACAACATTTTACTTTAGCAAAAAAAATTTTTTCTAAAAATTTAAGATTAGAATTAATTTCTGGTAAATCTATATATAAAGAAAAAAAAGTTATATTAGATAATCTTTGTAATCATAAAATTGATATAATATTTGGAACTCATGCGATATTTCAAAAAAAAGTAAATTTTAAAAAACTTGGATTAATTATTATTGATGAACAACACAAGTTTGGTGTTAATCAAAGAAAAAGATTATCTGATAAAGGTGGTGTTGACTGTGATGTTTTATTAATGACAGCAACCCCTATTCCAAGAACTTTGACAATGACTGTATATGGAGACATGGACCTTTCAATTATACGTGAAAAACCTCAATCAAGAAAACCAATAAAAACATACAGCAAATTAGAAAGTAAAGTTGATGATGTTATTCAATTTATTAAAAAAGAAATCAAATTAGGAAACCAAATATTTTGGGTGTGTCCATTAATTGATGAGTCTAAAAAAATTGATTATTCATCAGCTATTAAAAAATTTGAATTTCTGAAAGAAAAATTTCCTAATAAAGTATCCTTATTACATGGAAAAACTGATACTGAGGAAAAAGAAAAAATTTTGAATAATTTTTTAAACAAAAAATTTGATATATTGGTTTCAACCACAATAATTGAAGTGGGAATAGATTTCCCTAATGCCAATGTAATTATCATAGAAAATGCTAATAAATTTGGATTATCACAATTGCACCAACTAAGAGGTAGAGTTGGTAGAGGTGATAAAGACTCAACATGTATATTAATGTTCAAATCTAACTTAAGTGAAAATGCAAAAAAAAGAATTAATATTTTGAAACAAAATAATGATGGCTTTATTATTTCTGAAGAAGATATGAAAATAAGAGGATTTGGAGATATTTTAGGATTTAAGCAAAGTGGTATTAAGAATTTTAAGTTAGCTGATCCTATTCATAATAATGATTTATTTCTTTTGGCAGAAAAAGAAATGAGAAGAATTGAAAAATCTAATGAAGATATTTCTAGATATAAACCTTTAGTAAAATTATACGATAGAGCTGATATAATTAACGATTTAGCCTAA
- a CDS encoding DUF502 domain-containing protein produces the protein MAKNPNKKSISLTLRNYFIAGVVVLIPIGFTLYLSKILIGISSNLIPKNINPNSYLPFNIPGVEIVISIIFITFVGGISLSFFGRRILKLIDDLFKRIPFLRTVYSAIVQMTETFSKKDDNKKSVVLVEYPRKDVWAVGFATKENAGEMAEKTNKKLINVFVPTTPNPTSGFLLMFPIEDVIYLNMSFEEASKFIVSAGTSTKKS, from the coding sequence ATGGCTAAAAACCCAAATAAAAAATCTATATCATTAACTCTAAGAAATTATTTTATAGCAGGTGTAGTTGTCTTAATACCAATTGGATTTACACTTTATCTTAGTAAGATTTTAATTGGAATATCTTCAAATTTAATTCCTAAAAATATCAATCCTAATAGTTATTTACCTTTTAACATACCAGGGGTTGAAATTGTTATTTCAATAATTTTTATAACTTTTGTTGGTGGTATTTCTTTATCTTTTTTTGGAAGAAGAATTTTAAAATTGATTGATGATCTTTTTAAAAGAATTCCTTTTTTGAGAACTGTTTATTCGGCAATTGTTCAAATGACCGAAACATTTTCTAAAAAGGATGATAATAAAAAAAGTGTTGTTCTAGTTGAATACCCAAGAAAAGATGTTTGGGCTGTTGGGTTTGCGACAAAAGAAAATGCTGGTGAAATGGCAGAAAAAACCAACAAAAAATTAATAAATGTTTTTGTTCCAACCACACCTAACCCTACCAGTGGTTTTTTATTAATGTTTCCAATAGAAGATGTAATTTATCTAAATATGAGTTTTGAAGAAGCTTCTAAATTTATTGTTTCAGCAGGGACATCTACAAAAAAGTCTTAG
- a CDS encoding M48 family metallopeptidase: MNRRKFLSYIGCGCCGFILPSCTTAPITERKQLKIVSEANLNARAAKIYEKIKEKEKMSDDINTLNEIKEIGKRMEDSISEYFDRENLDDPTKNFDWEYILIDKKKVRNAWCMPGGKIAVYTGILDATKNTNGLAAVMGHEIAHAVAKHSVERASRGTLLNLGTKIIDVASGGILSDINRTTGQNTIGLLAQLGILNPFNRKQESEADYLGMIFSSLSGYDIRETTKIWERMKKLNKGKEPPEFMSTHPSSDNRIRDLNEKMNEVILDYPPIKLT, encoded by the coding sequence ATGAATAGAAGAAAATTCTTATCATACATAGGTTGTGGTTGTTGTGGCTTCATTCTACCCTCTTGTACAACAGCTCCAATAACTGAACGAAAACAATTAAAAATTGTTTCAGAAGCTAATTTAAATGCTCGAGCTGCTAAAATTTATGAAAAAATTAAAGAAAAAGAAAAAATGAGTGATGATATAAATACACTTAATGAAATTAAAGAAATAGGAAAAAGAATGGAAGATTCTATTTCAGAATATTTTGATAGAGAAAATTTAGATGACCCGACAAAAAATTTTGATTGGGAATATATCTTAATAGATAAAAAGAAAGTACGTAATGCATGGTGTATGCCAGGAGGAAAGATTGCAGTATACACTGGTATTTTAGATGCAACAAAAAATACAAATGGTCTTGCCGCAGTAATGGGTCATGAAATTGCCCACGCAGTTGCAAAACATTCTGTAGAAAGAGCTAGTAGAGGAACTTTATTAAATCTTGGAACTAAAATTATTGATGTAGCCAGTGGTGGGATTTTATCTGATATCAACAGAACTACAGGACAAAACACTATTGGTTTACTTGCTCAACTTGGAATTTTAAATCCATTTAATAGAAAACAAGAAAGCGAAGCAGATTATTTAGGAATGATTTTTTCTTCATTATCAGGCTATGATATTAGAGAAACTACTAAAATATGGGAGAGAATGAAGAAACTTAATAAAGGAAAAGAACCTCCAGAATTTATGAGCACACATCCATCTTCAGATAATAGAATTAGAGATTTAAACGAAAAAATGAATGAAGTGATTTTAGATTATCCTCCAATAAAACTTACTTAA
- the tgt gene encoding tRNA guanosine(34) transglycosylase Tgt produces MALKKFAFKVLHQDKFARCGLIETHRGNINTPAFMPVGTQATVKACTIDDIKKTGSEIILSNTYHLMIRPGVDRIKSAGGLHEFMNCSMPILTDSGGFQVMSLSKLNKIDREKGAIFNSHVDGKKFFLSPEESIRIQLGLNSDIVMIMDECPKKSNDYELIKKSMNLSLYWAERSKKAFGQNPHKALFGIVQGGLFKDLRIKSLNELIKIGFDGYAMGGLAVGESQSEMFKVLDDIKEHLPNDRPHYLMGVGTPSDLIGAVKRGIDMFDCVLPTRSGRTGLAFTWDGRINIKNNKYQNDNTPLDSNCNNLNLNKYSKNYLNHLFNTNEMLASMLLTLHNINFYQELMQAIRKNISEGTFDQFHDKYIEKL; encoded by the coding sequence ATGGCATTAAAAAAATTTGCCTTTAAAGTTTTACATCAAGATAAATTTGCAAGATGTGGATTAATAGAAACACATAGGGGTAATATTAATACACCTGCATTCATGCCTGTTGGAACACAAGCAACAGTTAAAGCTTGTACAATAGATGATATTAAAAAAACTGGTTCAGAAATTATATTATCTAACACTTATCATTTAATGATTAGACCTGGTGTTGATAGAATTAAATCAGCAGGTGGTCTGCATGAGTTCATGAATTGCAGTATGCCTATACTTACAGACTCTGGTGGTTTTCAAGTTATGTCATTATCAAAACTAAATAAAATTGATAGAGAAAAAGGAGCAATTTTTAATTCTCATGTAGATGGTAAGAAGTTTTTTTTAAGTCCTGAAGAAAGTATAAGAATTCAACTTGGTCTTAACTCAGACATAGTAATGATTATGGATGAATGTCCTAAAAAATCAAATGACTATGAATTAATTAAAAAATCAATGAACTTATCTTTGTATTGGGCAGAGAGATCAAAAAAAGCATTTGGACAAAATCCTCACAAAGCACTTTTTGGTATTGTTCAAGGAGGATTGTTCAAAGATTTAAGAATAAAATCTTTAAATGAACTAATCAAAATTGGTTTTGATGGATATGCGATGGGTGGATTAGCGGTTGGAGAGTCTCAAAGTGAAATGTTTAAAGTATTAGATGATATTAAAGAACATCTTCCAAATGATAGACCGCATTATTTAATGGGTGTGGGCACCCCTTCAGATCTAATTGGTGCTGTAAAAAGAGGTATTGATATGTTTGATTGTGTTTTACCCACTAGATCTGGCAGAACTGGTTTGGCATTTACTTGGGATGGAAGAATTAATATTAAAAACAATAAATATCAGAATGACAATACACCTTTAGACTCTAATTGTAATAATTTAAACCTTAACAAATACTCAAAAAATTATTTAAATCATTTATTTAACACTAATGAGATGTTAGCTTCGATGCTTTTAACGCTTCATAATATAAATTTTTATCAAGAATTAATGCAAGCTATTAGAAAGAATATTTCTGAAGGTACATTTGATCAATTTCATGATAAATACATTGAAAAGTTGTAG
- a CDS encoding peptidylprolyl isomerase — MNKFLIKIFILFFLFINQSIAQENIMILKLKDGDVKIELFEDVAPNHVKRIKELADSGQYNDVVFHRVIDGFMAQTGDVKFGNSSSNDFNLSRAGMGGSDLPDLKQEFSSLPHDRGTLSMARSSDPDSANSQFFICFKPAPFLDRQYTVFGKVLEGMEFVDMIKRGDDSNNGAVSEPDKIISFKSQ, encoded by the coding sequence ATGAATAAATTTCTTATTAAAATATTTATTTTATTTTTTTTATTTATTAATCAATCAATAGCCCAGGAGAATATAATGATTTTGAAATTAAAAGATGGTGACGTTAAAATAGAGTTATTTGAAGATGTTGCACCAAATCATGTTAAAAGAATAAAAGAATTAGCGGATAGCGGCCAATATAACGATGTAGTATTTCATCGAGTAATTGATGGTTTTATGGCACAAACTGGTGATGTAAAATTTGGAAACTCTAGTTCAAATGATTTTAATTTAAGTAGAGCTGGTATGGGTGGATCTGATTTACCAGATCTTAAACAAGAATTTAGTAGCTTACCACATGACAGAGGCACTCTTTCAATGGCAAGATCATCTGATCCAGACTCTGCAAATAGTCAATTCTTTATATGTTTTAAACCTGCACCTTTCTTAGATAGACAATACACAGTATTTGGAAAAGTTTTAGAGGGAATGGAGTTTGTTGATATGATTAAAAGAGGTGATGATAGCAATAATGGAGCTGTATCAGAGCCAGATAAAATTATTAGTTTTAAATCGCAATAA
- the coaD gene encoding pantetheine-phosphate adenylyltransferase: MNKVAIYPGTFDPITYGHIDVIKKSLKLFDKIVVAVSDVSNKNYLFNSNERIDIVNKALFKDLKLNRKKILVVSFSSLTTDLCKKYKSNVILRGLRAVSDFEYEFQLAGMNRKLNNNIETIFLMSDVENQIISSKFVKEIVKLNGDIKKFTTKSTIKSLKEKYE; encoded by the coding sequence ATGAATAAAGTAGCAATTTATCCTGGAACATTTGATCCTATTACGTATGGTCATATTGATGTTATTAAAAAATCATTGAAGTTGTTTGATAAGATAGTAGTTGCAGTATCTGATGTTAGTAATAAAAATTACTTATTTAATTCAAATGAAAGAATAGATATTGTCAATAAAGCTTTATTCAAAGATCTAAAATTAAATAGAAAAAAAATATTGGTTGTTTCTTTCAGTTCTCTTACAACTGATTTATGTAAAAAGTATAAATCTAATGTCATTTTAAGGGGCTTAAGAGCTGTATCTGATTTTGAATATGAGTTCCAATTAGCTGGAATGAATAGAAAATTAAATAATAATATAGAAACAATTTTCTTAATGTCAGATGTGGAAAATCAAATTATATCTTCAAAATTTGTTAAAGAAATTGTTAAATTAAATGGTGATATAAAAAAATTTACTACCAAAAGCACAATTAAATCTTTAAAAGAAAAATATGAATAA